A stretch of the Aggregicoccus sp. 17bor-14 genome encodes the following:
- a CDS encoding chaperonin: MAKQGRRAHVMGRKVRRARAHLRAVRRVQRVQVTLGDLIAAAFDSVGSEVRRVAAVLSSAEMALATGRRILITQA; encoded by the coding sequence ATGGCGAAGCAGGGACGGCGTGCGCACGTGATGGGGCGCAAGGTGCGTCGAGCGCGGGCGCACCTGAGGGCGGTACGGCGCGTCCAGCGCGTGCAGGTGACGCTGGGAGACCTCATCGCGGCCGCCTTCGACAGCGTGGGCAGCGAAGTGCGGCGCGTGGCCGCCGTCCTCTCCAGCGCGGAGATGGCGCTCGCCACCGGGCGGCGCATCTTGATCACGCAGGCGTAG
- a CDS encoding phospholipase D-like domain-containing protein, translated as MKKIVSPGENCWAVAEASEAGVLVDARDYYRAFYHAAQKAKRYIVVTGWQFDSDVALLRGEDLKEAKSDVRMLPMLKELCEKNPELRVYILAWDFSLLLALEREWMQHILFNWTTSDQIVFRYDASSPLYAAHHQKLAVVDGVVAFTGGMDICDCRWDDRDHPAECQNRCDTGRDPHGPYHDVGAVLTGPIVRKLAELFEARWVKSGGGDLHLPEPLARDDVQLQYTLPLPPGPVAISRTFGRTLIPPQEAVQEVRALYLAAIDAAERFIYLENQYFSSRAIFQALVRRLRAEDRSKLDVVIVLPRQAEALREQVAMGVAQVKLMRRLQEVARETGHRLNVYCTAATDSAGNERFTYIHSKLLVVDDRFLTLGSANTTNRSMGLDSELNHSWESDSEASDALQRAIRKLRVSLLAEHTGLSERAALRAFARGEGMVTFLDRVGAARLGRLRLHPLDTVFDQKPVLKSFAPEDLLIDPEDSVLDEKLFETLKKDKEGYFASAVSLLTDIFVGKVTREPLASLPVQGGAAALAEAEADAEVEAELEAELSVGTPDAQAG; from the coding sequence GTGAAGAAGATCGTGTCTCCAGGCGAGAACTGTTGGGCCGTGGCCGAGGCCAGCGAGGCCGGCGTGCTGGTGGACGCGCGCGACTACTACCGCGCCTTCTACCACGCGGCCCAGAAGGCCAAGCGCTACATCGTGGTCACCGGCTGGCAGTTCGACAGCGACGTGGCGCTGCTGCGCGGCGAGGACCTGAAGGAGGCGAAGAGCGACGTGCGCATGCTCCCGATGCTCAAGGAGCTGTGCGAGAAGAACCCCGAGCTGCGCGTGTACATCCTCGCGTGGGACTTCAGCCTGCTGCTCGCGCTCGAGCGCGAGTGGATGCAGCACATCCTGTTCAACTGGACGACGAGCGATCAGATCGTCTTCCGCTACGACGCCTCCAGTCCGCTGTACGCGGCGCACCACCAGAAGCTCGCGGTGGTGGACGGCGTGGTCGCCTTCACCGGCGGCATGGACATCTGCGACTGCCGCTGGGACGACCGCGACCACCCGGCCGAGTGCCAGAACCGCTGCGACACGGGGCGCGACCCGCACGGCCCCTACCACGACGTGGGCGCGGTGCTCACCGGCCCCATCGTGCGCAAGCTCGCCGAGCTCTTCGAGGCGCGCTGGGTGAAGAGCGGCGGCGGCGACCTGCACCTGCCCGAGCCGCTCGCGCGCGACGACGTGCAGCTGCAGTACACGCTGCCCCTGCCGCCCGGCCCCGTGGCCATCAGCCGCACCTTCGGGCGCACCCTCATCCCGCCGCAGGAGGCGGTGCAGGAGGTGCGCGCGCTCTACCTCGCGGCGATCGACGCGGCCGAGCGCTTCATCTACCTGGAGAACCAGTACTTCAGCTCGCGCGCCATCTTCCAGGCGCTGGTGCGCCGCCTGCGCGCGGAGGACCGCTCGAAGCTGGACGTGGTCATCGTGCTGCCGCGCCAGGCGGAGGCGCTGCGCGAGCAGGTGGCCATGGGCGTGGCCCAGGTGAAGCTGATGCGCCGCCTGCAGGAGGTGGCGCGCGAGACGGGGCACCGGCTCAACGTCTACTGCACCGCGGCCACCGACTCCGCGGGCAACGAGCGCTTCACGTACATCCACTCGAAGCTGCTGGTGGTGGACGACCGCTTCCTCACCCTGGGCAGCGCGAACACCACCAACCGCAGCATGGGCCTGGACTCCGAGCTGAACCACAGCTGGGAGAGCGATTCCGAGGCGTCGGATGCGCTGCAGCGAGCCATCCGCAAGCTGCGGGTGAGCCTGCTCGCCGAGCACACCGGGCTCTCGGAGCGCGCCGCGCTGCGCGCCTTCGCGCGCGGGGAGGGGATGGTCACCTTCCTCGACCGCGTGGGCGCCGCGCGCCTCGGCCGGCTGCGCCTGCACCCGCTGGACACCGTGTTCGACCAGAAGCCGGTGCTCAAGTCCTTCGCCCCCGAGGACCTGCTCATCGACCCCGAGGACTCGGTGCTCGACGAGAAGCTCTTCGAGACCCTGAAGAAGGACAAGGAGGGCTACTTCGCGAGCGCGGTGAGCCTCCTCACCGACATCTTCGTGGGGAAGGTGACCCGCGAGCCGCTTGCCTCCCTGCCCGTACAGGGAGGCGCCGCGGCGCTGGCCGAGGCGGAAGCGGACGCCGAGGTCGAGGCGGAGCTGGAGGCGGAGCTCTCCGTCGGCACGCCGGACGCCCAGGCGGGGTAG
- a CDS encoding type 1 glutamine amidotransferase domain-containing protein produces MAQHVKVACLLGDGFEDSEFRSPYDALKAAGHTVDVIGAEVGKVLKGKSGKEAVKVEKAIADVRPEDYGLLFIPGGYSPDHIRGDARFTGFVKAYDALKRPVAAICHGPQLMMSAGIVKQGRTLTAWQTVQQDLKYTGATVKDEAVVVDGNWVTSRKPDDLPRFNEATLQALR; encoded by the coding sequence ATGGCGCAGCACGTGAAGGTGGCCTGTCTGCTGGGGGATGGCTTCGAGGACTCCGAGTTCCGCTCGCCCTATGACGCGCTGAAGGCGGCGGGCCACACGGTGGACGTCATCGGGGCCGAGGTGGGCAAGGTGCTCAAGGGCAAGTCGGGCAAGGAGGCGGTGAAGGTGGAGAAGGCCATCGCGGACGTGCGCCCGGAGGACTACGGCCTGCTCTTCATCCCGGGCGGCTACTCGCCGGACCACATCCGCGGCGACGCGCGCTTCACCGGCTTCGTGAAGGCCTACGACGCGCTGAAGCGCCCCGTTGCGGCCATCTGCCACGGGCCGCAGCTGATGATGAGCGCGGGCATCGTGAAGCAGGGCCGCACGCTCACGGCGTGGCAGACGGTGCAGCAGGACCTGAAGTACACGGGCGCCACGGTGAAGGACGAGGCGGTGGTGGTGGACGGCAACTGGGTGACGAGCCGCAAGCCGGACGACTTGCCGCGTTTCAACGAGGCCACGCTGCAGGCGCTGCGCTGA
- a CDS encoding zf-HC2 domain-containing protein has product MAGNPACTRYVPLLSPYIDGELSPAERVTLERHLAACRDCTGRTADLRAESALVRVGLEMAADEVDFKDFAQKVMARVTPERPPLLERVRLSFSEMMRYQRTAFVSSLATAAVVLLVAIPLLTRGRAPVGYASERMMVQAVRASSGAQVAPVVMEAEDGNAIIWLVDEQKVKKDGKSTDESTSDELEMDGDAPALKARPKPKPQPQQGGEL; this is encoded by the coding sequence ATGGCCGGAAATCCCGCGTGCACGCGCTACGTCCCCCTCCTCTCCCCGTACATCGACGGGGAGCTCAGCCCCGCCGAGCGGGTGACGCTGGAGCGCCACCTGGCCGCCTGCCGCGACTGCACCGGGCGCACCGCGGACCTGCGCGCCGAGAGCGCGCTGGTGCGGGTGGGGCTGGAGATGGCCGCGGACGAGGTGGACTTCAAGGACTTCGCCCAGAAGGTGATGGCGCGCGTCACCCCCGAGCGCCCGCCCCTGCTCGAGCGGGTGCGCCTCAGCTTCTCGGAGATGATGCGCTACCAGCGCACCGCCTTCGTGTCCTCGCTGGCCACGGCCGCCGTGGTGCTGCTCGTCGCCATCCCGCTGCTCACCCGCGGCCGCGCCCCGGTGGGCTACGCGAGCGAGCGCATGATGGTGCAGGCGGTGCGCGCGAGCAGCGGGGCGCAGGTGGCCCCGGTGGTGATGGAGGCCGAGGACGGCAACGCCATCATCTGGCTGGTGGACGAGCAGAAGGTGAAGAAGGACGGGAAGTCCACAGACGAGAGCACGAGCGACGAGCTGGAGATGGACGGGGACGCCCCGGCGCTCAAGGCTCGCCCCAAGCCGAAGCCCCAGCCGCAGCAGGGAGGTGAGCTGTGA
- a CDS encoding tetratricopeptide repeat protein — MTTAHAREGNQQWAQGQVDAALRSFQKGLALEPQDVDCLLGLVRCHGAQGAHAAAEASARRLLALRPDHAEGQARLALARARQGDAEALEALRALAAAPSAGFGERFELALLLLERADAAGAEVALRLALERDPDSGPAHFERGRLALARQDGEAAFAHLARAAELTRDEPMVLLFLGRAHALRGELGRALAVVGRAAAAAPASAPLREELLRLALAAGHPEAAVRAARELRALTPGSAHAVYLEGLAQLASGQFPQAAELLQEAVSQGLPTALARTEAQLALARALGGQGQQGEARALLERVLAEGAAGSAQLEAQARTLLGQLSG; from the coding sequence ATGACGACGGCGCACGCCCGCGAGGGCAACCAGCAGTGGGCGCAGGGCCAGGTGGACGCGGCCCTGCGCAGCTTCCAGAAGGGGCTCGCACTCGAGCCGCAGGACGTGGACTGCCTCCTGGGCCTCGTGCGCTGCCACGGAGCGCAGGGCGCGCACGCGGCGGCGGAGGCGAGCGCGCGGCGCCTGCTCGCGCTGCGCCCCGACCACGCGGAAGGCCAGGCGCGGCTCGCGCTCGCCCGGGCGCGGCAGGGAGATGCGGAGGCGCTCGAGGCGCTGCGCGCGCTCGCGGCCGCCCCCAGCGCGGGCTTCGGCGAGCGCTTCGAGCTCGCGCTGCTCCTGCTCGAGCGCGCAGACGCCGCGGGCGCCGAGGTTGCGCTGCGCCTCGCGCTCGAGCGCGACCCGGACAGCGGCCCCGCCCACTTCGAGCGCGGGCGGCTCGCGCTCGCGCGGCAGGACGGGGAGGCGGCATTCGCGCACCTCGCGCGCGCGGCCGAGCTCACCCGCGACGAGCCGATGGTGCTGCTCTTCCTCGGCCGCGCACACGCGCTGCGCGGAGAGCTCGGGCGCGCGCTCGCGGTGGTGGGGCGCGCGGCGGCGGCAGCGCCTGCGTCCGCGCCGCTGCGCGAGGAGCTGCTGCGGCTCGCGCTCGCCGCGGGGCACCCGGAGGCCGCGGTGCGCGCCGCGCGGGAGCTGCGCGCGCTCACACCCGGAAGCGCCCACGCGGTGTACCTGGAGGGGCTCGCGCAGCTGGCCAGCGGGCAGTTCCCGCAGGCCGCCGAGCTGCTGCAGGAGGCGGTCTCCCAGGGGCTGCCCACGGCGCTCGCGCGCACGGAGGCGCAGCTCGCGCTCGCCCGGGCGCTGGGCGGGCAGGGCCAGCAGGGCGAGGCGCGCGCGCTGCTCGAGCGGGTGCTCGCGGAGGGCGCCGCCGGAAGCGCGCAGCTGGAGGCCCAGGCGCGCACTCTCCTCGGCCAGCTCAGCGGGTGA
- a CDS encoding BlaI/MecI/CopY family transcriptional regulator, which produces MAKAVGEQELAVLRYVAEHGPATVGEVAERYGEAQGLARSTILTVMERLRAKGHLTRRKVEGVFQYASCVPTGELLRGVVGDFVQRALAGSLSPFAAYLAEAEAVSDEELAQLQDVVNRLQQRRKG; this is translated from the coding sequence ATGGCCAAGGCAGTGGGAGAGCAGGAGCTGGCGGTGCTGCGCTACGTGGCCGAGCACGGCCCGGCCACCGTGGGCGAGGTGGCGGAGCGCTACGGCGAGGCGCAGGGGCTCGCGCGCTCCACCATCCTCACGGTGATGGAGCGGCTGCGCGCCAAGGGGCACCTCACCCGGCGCAAGGTGGAGGGCGTCTTCCAGTACGCGAGCTGCGTGCCCACGGGCGAGCTGCTGCGCGGCGTGGTGGGGGACTTCGTGCAGCGCGCCCTCGCCGGCTCGCTCTCGCCCTTCGCCGCGTACCTCGCGGAGGCCGAGGCGGTGAGCGACGAGGAGCTCGCCCAGCTCCAGGACGTGGTCAACCGGCTGCAGCAGCGCAGGAAGGGGTGA
- a CDS encoding B12-binding domain-containing protein — MAMQQCQDLAGRLAGVRTRVVASATASASRGEPRLQAAGEAACSALLGVGTHALTLAVALDDPGLFEAHLRGLVPLLVRRGLGLEALRAALRELAAALRAELLPEDARQVLPALEGALARLSPPGDDPQRLLLQALLFGDLEGARALVQAGLPRGHLYVYSQLLQPALEEVGELWRTHRIGIADEHLATAVARAVVGSLYASFPWPRSGPRALVACVEGELHDFGVQLVADLLALHGWDVQSLGGNTPTRELVRWACEVHPAFVGLSVSSVAQLPAALRAARTLSEALPGVRLVLGGQVLRREPGLQPSDLGVHLLARDTTETLRALEAWRDEAPRWSGASASL, encoded by the coding sequence ATGGCGATGCAGCAGTGCCAGGACCTCGCCGGCCGGCTGGCCGGTGTGCGCACACGGGTGGTGGCGAGCGCCACGGCGTCCGCCTCTCGTGGCGAGCCGCGGCTGCAGGCGGCAGGCGAGGCGGCCTGCAGCGCGCTGCTGGGCGTGGGAACCCACGCCCTCACGCTCGCCGTGGCGCTCGACGACCCCGGCCTCTTCGAGGCGCACCTGCGCGGCCTGGTGCCCCTGCTCGTGCGCCGCGGCCTGGGGCTCGAGGCGCTGCGCGCCGCGCTGCGCGAGCTGGCCGCCGCGCTGCGTGCCGAGCTGCTGCCCGAGGATGCGCGGCAGGTGCTGCCAGCGCTCGAGGGAGCGCTCGCGCGGCTCTCCCCTCCCGGCGACGACCCGCAGCGGCTGCTGCTGCAGGCGCTGCTCTTCGGGGACCTGGAGGGCGCGCGTGCGCTCGTGCAGGCGGGGCTCCCGCGCGGCCACCTCTACGTCTACTCGCAGCTGCTGCAGCCTGCGCTCGAGGAGGTGGGCGAGCTGTGGCGCACGCACCGCATCGGCATCGCGGACGAGCACCTCGCCACCGCGGTGGCGCGCGCGGTGGTGGGCTCCCTCTACGCGAGCTTCCCCTGGCCCCGCTCGGGGCCCCGCGCGCTGGTGGCCTGCGTGGAGGGCGAGCTGCACGACTTCGGCGTGCAGCTGGTGGCGGACCTGCTCGCCCTGCACGGCTGGGACGTGCAGAGCCTCGGGGGCAACACCCCCACCCGCGAGCTGGTGCGCTGGGCCTGCGAGGTGCACCCCGCCTTCGTGGGGCTCTCGGTGAGCAGCGTCGCGCAGCTGCCCGCGGCGCTGCGGGCGGCGCGGACCCTGAGCGAGGCGCTGCCCGGCGTGCGGCTCGTGCTCGGTGGACAGGTGCTGCGGCGAGAGCCCGGTCTGCAGCCCTCGGACCTCGGCGTGCACCTGCTCGCGCGCGACACGACCGAGACGCTGCGCGCGCTGGAGGCCTGGCGGGACGAGGCGCCGCGGTGGAGCGGGGCGTCCGCGAGCCTGTGA
- a CDS encoding sorbosone dehydrogenase family protein has product MRAHLATAAALAALLAAGCSSNGGGGPDAGPPDAGPGADCILVPSGVEPQGSVPFDVETVASGLEVPWGLAFLPDGDLLVTERPGRVRLVHQGVLQPTPVATLNTQVTDGEGGLLGIALHPDFATTRQFFLYVTHGTGSTRSNGVERWVLAPDARSASLERVIFESIPGAVVHDGGRLRIGPDRMLYVGTGDATEPSRAQDVNTPAGKLLRLTPDGAVPQDNPFPGQPAFLLGVRNTQGFDFLDAQTLYVVDHGPSGGGAEGGRRAHDEVNLAHRGDNLGWPDIYSCETQAGRVTPSITWETAHPPGGAALYTGTSIPEWRGSLLVGVLGARQLHRVVFDPANPGRVQSHEAYLQGTYGRLREVIMGPDGHLYVTTSNCDGRGTCPADGDRILRLRRH; this is encoded by the coding sequence ATGCGCGCCCACCTCGCCACCGCCGCCGCCCTCGCCGCCCTGCTCGCCGCGGGCTGTAGCAGCAACGGCGGAGGCGGGCCGGATGCCGGCCCGCCGGACGCCGGGCCCGGCGCGGACTGCATCCTGGTGCCCAGCGGCGTGGAGCCGCAGGGCAGCGTGCCCTTCGACGTGGAGACGGTGGCGAGCGGGCTCGAGGTGCCCTGGGGCCTCGCCTTCCTGCCGGATGGAGACCTGCTCGTCACCGAGCGCCCGGGCCGCGTGCGGCTCGTGCACCAGGGCGTGCTGCAGCCCACGCCGGTGGCCACGCTGAACACGCAGGTGACGGACGGCGAGGGCGGCCTGCTGGGCATCGCCCTGCACCCGGACTTCGCCACCACGCGCCAGTTCTTCCTCTACGTCACGCACGGCACGGGCAGCACCCGCAGCAACGGCGTGGAGCGCTGGGTGCTCGCGCCGGATGCGCGCAGCGCGAGCCTCGAGCGCGTCATCTTCGAGAGCATCCCGGGCGCCGTGGTGCACGACGGTGGGCGCCTGCGCATCGGGCCCGACCGCATGCTCTACGTGGGCACGGGGGATGCGACCGAGCCCAGCCGCGCGCAGGACGTGAACACGCCCGCGGGCAAGCTGCTGCGCCTCACGCCGGACGGCGCGGTGCCGCAGGACAACCCCTTCCCCGGCCAGCCCGCGTTCCTGCTCGGCGTGCGCAACACCCAGGGCTTCGACTTCCTCGACGCGCAGACGCTCTACGTCGTGGACCACGGCCCCAGCGGCGGCGGCGCGGAGGGCGGCCGGCGCGCGCACGACGAGGTGAACCTCGCGCACCGCGGCGACAACCTCGGCTGGCCGGACATCTACTCCTGCGAGACGCAGGCGGGCCGCGTCACGCCGTCCATCACCTGGGAGACCGCGCACCCGCCCGGCGGCGCGGCGCTCTACACGGGCACCAGCATCCCCGAGTGGCGCGGCTCGCTGCTGGTGGGCGTGCTGGGGGCGCGGCAGCTGCACCGCGTGGTGTTCGACCCCGCGAACCCCGGCCGCGTGCAGAGCCACGAGGCCTACCTGCAGGGCACCTACGGGCGGCTGCGCGAGGTGATCATGGGGCCCGACGGCCACCTCTACGTCACCACCAGCAACTGCGACGGGCGCGGCACCTGCCCCGCGGACGGGGACCGCATCCTGCGGCTGCGGCGCCACTGA
- a CDS encoding sigma-70 family RNA polymerase sigma factor — MATDDLTLVKRVRGGDQRAFKLLVERYQRKVYAVALGMLKNREDAMDVSQEAFVKVYKYLDHFKGDSSFYTWLYRITVNICIDVLRKRAGGGGEPVEYDESVPMDLSEANIGALGTRLGTNPQKSALRRELAEKIQEALATVPEKHRAILLLREVEGMSYEDLARTLEIPKGTVMSRLFHARAKVQKILSEYLELDEAKSGVGNE; from the coding sequence GTGGCAACCGACGATCTCACCCTCGTCAAGCGCGTGCGCGGCGGGGACCAGCGGGCCTTCAAGCTCCTCGTGGAGCGCTACCAGCGCAAGGTGTACGCCGTGGCGCTGGGCATGCTCAAGAACCGCGAGGACGCGATGGACGTCTCCCAGGAGGCGTTCGTCAAGGTCTACAAGTACCTCGACCACTTCAAGGGCGACTCGTCCTTCTACACGTGGCTCTACCGCATCACCGTGAACATCTGCATCGACGTGCTGCGCAAGCGCGCGGGCGGCGGCGGGGAGCCGGTGGAGTACGACGAGAGCGTGCCCATGGACCTCTCCGAGGCGAACATCGGCGCGCTCGGCACCCGCCTGGGGACCAACCCCCAGAAGAGCGCGCTGCGGCGCGAGCTGGCGGAGAAGATCCAGGAGGCCCTGGCCACCGTGCCCGAGAAGCACCGCGCCATCCTGCTGCTGCGCGAGGTGGAGGGCATGTCCTACGAGGACCTCGCCCGCACGCTCGAGATCCCCAAGGGCACGGTGATGAGCCGGCTCTTCCACGCGCGCGCCAAGGTGCAGAAAATCCTCAGCGAATACCTGGAGTTGGACGAGGCGAAGAGCGGGGTGGGGAACGAATGA
- a CDS encoding M56 family metallopeptidase, protein MNPMISGLSSFSPALELAAERLWRASWQAALCGLVVLLLTRALPRLTPAVRAGLWWFVSLKALVDVVGLAPFALPLLPPEPAALVQAAAPAPLDLAAPIEDAPMPGVPVVTASDGQGLTRALTGARLPVPPLRTVRAAPSADAFGHRALPTQDAPAQVSAAASRFDAALSFAAAPGGAPAQPAAAASPASLSTAPEQAPAASAHVPAAAVLRGLAARVLPLLLPLALAAWLLGVVLHLGALARGWVHVRHVRRTARPLHAPQLERDAAELARGLGLALPQLQVARGVQSPLAVGLLRPAVILPPRLLAGLSAREQRMALAHELAHLRRRDLWLGWVPALAQALFFFHPLVRRAGREYALAREEACDAEALLATGAAPAEYGRLLLAFGVARPHGALAALGASAHITALKRRLHMLENVELESRQVRRWMKVALCGVGLVVLLPFQVVARQAPAPSPAPDAAPAPKAAPAAKAALAAAPAPKAAPAAKAAPAAAPAPSAAAVPVPPGTPRARVAAVAPVPPVPPVPPVAPVAARAPVPPRPPTPPTGGMHGLHGTFNMHGSFSDAEEDAYALVNGNEWNIRGDGGDMRNVKRLQKKYDGEFLYVRRGDNHYVIRDAATIKAARAAFEPQQKLGEQQGALGNKQGALGMQQGELGKKQAALGLRQAELSLEHAKLAHRFAGTDDDPAAEREQERLEAELDKKQEALEREQEALSAQQEALGQQQEKLGEEQEKLGEQQEKLGEESERKLKAVLDSALASGKAEQVQP, encoded by the coding sequence ATGAACCCGATGATCTCCGGCCTGTCCTCCTTCTCTCCCGCGCTCGAGCTCGCCGCCGAGCGCCTGTGGCGCGCCAGCTGGCAGGCCGCGCTCTGCGGCCTCGTCGTGCTGCTGCTCACGCGCGCGCTGCCGCGCCTCACCCCGGCCGTGCGCGCGGGGCTCTGGTGGTTCGTCTCGCTCAAGGCGCTGGTGGACGTGGTGGGACTCGCGCCCTTCGCCCTCCCGCTGCTGCCGCCCGAGCCCGCGGCGCTCGTACAGGCGGCGGCCCCTGCGCCGCTCGACCTCGCGGCCCCCATCGAGGATGCCCCGATGCCCGGCGTGCCGGTGGTGACCGCCTCCGACGGCCAGGGCCTCACCCGCGCGCTCACCGGTGCACGCCTGCCCGTGCCGCCCCTGCGCACGGTGCGCGCCGCGCCCTCCGCCGATGCGTTCGGTCACCGCGCGCTGCCGACGCAGGACGCCCCGGCGCAGGTCTCGGCCGCGGCGTCCCGCTTCGACGCCGCGCTGAGCTTCGCGGCGGCGCCGGGAGGGGCCCCCGCGCAGCCCGCTGCGGCCGCGTCGCCGGCGTCCCTCTCGACCGCGCCGGAGCAGGCGCCCGCGGCCTCCGCGCACGTGCCCGCCGCGGCCGTCCTGCGCGGGCTCGCGGCGCGCGTGCTGCCGCTGCTGCTGCCCCTCGCGCTCGCCGCGTGGCTGCTCGGGGTGGTGCTGCACCTGGGCGCGCTCGCGCGGGGCTGGGTGCACGTGCGCCACGTGCGCCGCACGGCGCGTCCGCTGCACGCGCCGCAGCTGGAGCGCGATGCGGCCGAGCTCGCGCGGGGCCTGGGGCTCGCGCTGCCGCAGCTGCAGGTCGCCCGCGGCGTGCAGAGCCCGCTCGCAGTGGGGCTCCTGCGCCCCGCCGTCATCCTCCCGCCGCGGCTGCTCGCGGGGCTGAGCGCGCGCGAGCAGCGCATGGCGCTCGCGCACGAGCTGGCGCACCTGCGCCGGCGCGACCTGTGGCTCGGCTGGGTGCCGGCGCTCGCGCAGGCGCTCTTCTTCTTCCACCCGCTGGTGCGCCGCGCGGGGCGCGAGTACGCGCTCGCCCGCGAGGAGGCCTGTGACGCCGAGGCGCTGCTCGCCACGGGCGCCGCCCCTGCGGAGTACGGCCGGCTGCTGTTGGCCTTCGGCGTCGCGCGCCCCCACGGCGCGCTCGCCGCCCTGGGCGCGTCCGCCCACATCACCGCTCTCAAGAGGAGGTTGCACATGCTGGAGAACGTGGAGCTCGAGTCGCGCCAGGTGCGGCGCTGGATGAAGGTGGCGCTGTGCGGGGTGGGGCTCGTGGTGCTGCTGCCCTTCCAGGTGGTGGCGCGCCAGGCGCCCGCGCCCTCCCCGGCTCCGGACGCCGCGCCGGCCCCGAAGGCCGCGCCCGCTGCGAAGGCCGCGCTGGCCGCCGCTCCGGCCCCGAAGGCCGCGCCCGCTGCGAAGGCGGCACCCGCCGCCGCGCCAGCGCCGAGCGCGGCCGCGGTGCCGGTGCCTCCCGGGACGCCTCGCGCTCGCGTGGCCGCGGTCGCGCCCGTGCCTCCGGTGCCTCCCGTGCCGCCGGTCGCGCCCGTGGCGGCGCGCGCGCCCGTGCCGCCGCGTCCCCCGACGCCGCCCACCGGCGGCATGCACGGCCTGCACGGCACCTTCAACATGCACGGCAGCTTCTCGGACGCAGAGGAGGACGCCTACGCGCTCGTGAACGGCAACGAGTGGAACATCCGCGGCGACGGCGGCGACATGCGCAACGTGAAGCGCCTCCAGAAGAAGTACGACGGCGAGTTCCTCTACGTGCGGCGCGGCGACAACCACTACGTCATCCGCGACGCGGCCACGATCAAGGCGGCGCGCGCGGCCTTCGAGCCCCAGCAGAAGCTGGGCGAGCAGCAGGGCGCGCTGGGCAACAAGCAGGGGGCGCTCGGCATGCAGCAGGGCGAGCTGGGCAAGAAGCAGGCGGCGCTGGGGCTGCGCCAGGCGGAGCTCTCGCTCGAGCACGCGAAGCTCGCCCACCGCTTCGCCGGCACGGATGACGACCCCGCGGCCGAGCGCGAGCAGGAGCGGCTCGAGGCGGAGCTGGACAAGAAGCAGGAGGCGCTGGAGCGCGAGCAGGAGGCGCTCTCCGCCCAGCAGGAGGCGCTCGGGCAGCAGCAGGAGAAGCTGGGCGAGGAGCAGGAGAAGCTCGGCGAGCAGCAGGAGAAGCTGGGCGAGGAGTCCGAGCGCAAGCTCAAGGCCGTGCTCGACTCCGCGCTCGCCAGCGGCAAGGCGGAGCAGGTGCAGCCCTAG